CGGGCGGTGATTCCCGTGCACCTGTTCGGACTGCCGGCCGATCTGCGGCCGATTGCCGCTTTGTGCGAAAAGCACGGGCTGCGTATGGTGGAGGACTGTGCCCAGTCCTTCGGCGCTGTCTACCAGGGGCGCATGACCGGTGCCTGGGGCGATTTGGGGTGTTTCTCGTTTTTCCCGAGCAAAAATCTGGGATGTTATGGCGATGGCGGCATGATTGTCACCGACGATGACGGTCTGGCGCAGGATATCGTCATGCTGCGCAACCATGGCAGTCGCGAGCGCTATCATCATGCGGTTATCGGGTATAACAGCCGACTGGACGATCTGCAGGCGGTCATTCTGCGTACCAAGCTCAAGCATATCGATCGTTATAACCGGTTGCGTCGCGAGAATGCCGCCCGCTACAACGAACGCTTGCGTCATGCCGATGTTCTGATTCCTGGTGCGGAGGGCGCCGGTTCCCATGTTTTTCATCAATATACCGTGCGCCTCAAAAATCGTGCGAAAGTGCAGGCGGCACTGGCCGCCGAGGGTATTGCTTCGGCCATCTACTATCCTGTGCCGTTGCATCGGCAGGAGGTCTTTGCCGGGGCCTGCGCCGGCGTTTGCCTGCCGGTTACGGAACGGATTGCCGCCGAGGTGCTGAGCCTGCCCATGTATCCGGAACTGACCGAGGCGCAGATCGATCTCGTCTGCCGCACTCTGCTCGCAGCCCTGTAGGTTCGGAAGAGATGCCCACGTTACCAACAACCGGTCGTGTCATGATCGTCACCGGCGAAGCCTCCGGTGATCTGCATGGCGCCCATTTGATCGAAGCCGCGGGTCACCTTGATCCCGGCCTGCAGTTTTTCGGCGTTGGCGGCCCTTGCATGGCCAGGGCGGGGTGCGAAATCCTCATCCCCGGTGAGGAACTGGCGGTTATGGGGCTGGTGGAGGTTCTGGGCCACCTGCCGGCCCTCTGGCGCGCTTTCCGGCGCCTGAAAAAAATCCTGCATGGACCACAGCGACCCGATGTGCTGGTGCTGATCGATTTCGCCGAATTCAATCTGTTGCTGGCAGCCCAGGCGAAGAAGGCCGGGGTGCCCGTGGTCTACTATGTGAGTCCGCAGGTCTGGGCGTGGCGGCGGGGCAGGGTGCGCCGTATTGCCGCGGTGGTCGATCGACTGGCCGCCATTTTCCCGTTTGAGCCCGAGCTTTACAAGGGCCTGGACATCGATGTCGAATATGTCGGACATCCCCTGCTTGACGCGTTTGAAATTTCCAGCGAACGTTGCAGCTATCTGCGGGCATTGGGACTTGACCCCGACAGGCCCGTGATCGGGCTTTTCCCCGGCAGCCGCAAAAACGAGTTGAAATATATTGCGACAACGATTCTGCAATCCGCGGTTCTTCTGCGCAGATCTTTTCCCGATGCCCAGTTTCTTCTGCCGGTGGCATCGAGTTTCCGCAGGCAGGATATGCAGGATCTGGTGGCGCCTTTTGGCCTGCCCGTGACCCTGACCGACGGCAGCATCTACGACACCATAAAGGCCTGCGACGCGATAATTACCGTGTCCGGAACCGTTACCCTGCAGATTGCGCTGGTCGGCACTCCGATGGCCATTGTCTACAAAATGGCGCCGTTGAGCTATGCCATCGGCAAGCGCCTGATCCGCGTGCCGTTTATCGGACTGGCCAATATCGTGGCCGGTCGTGGTGTGGTCAAGGAGTTCATACAGCAGCAGGCAACCCCGGATCAAATCGCGCGGGAGATTGAAGCGATTCTCACGAATCCGGATTACAACGACGCCATGCGTGCCGGCCTCGCCGCCATTCAGCATCGCATGGGTGAGGGCGGCTGCGCCGCACGGGTAGCCCGCATGGTATCGGAACTGAGCCGCAAAAGCACAGCCAAGGAGCGTTCTGCGTGAGATACAACCCACGGCT
This portion of the Syntrophotalea acetylenica genome encodes:
- a CDS encoding DegT/DnrJ/EryC1/StrS family aminotransferase is translated as MSIPMVDLKGQYESLKEEISRGLSEVLESTRFVLGPQGEALEREIADYCGVRHAFGVASGTDALHLALRAAGIGAGDEVITTAFTFIATAEAIAYVGATPVFVDIDPATFNIDPAGIENAITERTRAVIPVHLFGLPADLRPIAALCEKHGLRMVEDCAQSFGAVYQGRMTGAWGDLGCFSFFPSKNLGCYGDGGMIVTDDDGLAQDIVMLRNHGSRERYHHAVIGYNSRLDDLQAVILRTKLKHIDRYNRLRRENAARYNERLRHADVLIPGAEGAGSHVFHQYTVRLKNRAKVQAALAAEGIASAIYYPVPLHRQEVFAGACAGVCLPVTERIAAEVLSLPMYPELTEAQIDLVCRTLLAAL
- the lpxB gene encoding lipid-A-disaccharide synthase; translated protein: MPTLPTTGRVMIVTGEASGDLHGAHLIEAAGHLDPGLQFFGVGGPCMARAGCEILIPGEELAVMGLVEVLGHLPALWRAFRRLKKILHGPQRPDVLVLIDFAEFNLLLAAQAKKAGVPVVYYVSPQVWAWRRGRVRRIAAVVDRLAAIFPFEPELYKGLDIDVEYVGHPLLDAFEISSERCSYLRALGLDPDRPVIGLFPGSRKNELKYIATTILQSAVLLRRSFPDAQFLLPVASSFRRQDMQDLVAPFGLPVTLTDGSIYDTIKACDAIITVSGTVTLQIALVGTPMAIVYKMAPLSYAIGKRLIRVPFIGLANIVAGRGVVKEFIQQQATPDQIAREIEAILTNPDYNDAMRAGLAAIQHRMGEGGCAARVARMVSELSRKSTAKERSA